Part of the Pseudomonadota bacterium genome, GGCAATATTGTTTGCTTCTCGAAACATGGTAATAACAACATACCAAATCACTGATTCTCTAATATTTTTAATAGGCATTTGTTAATCCTCGAATACCACAAACTTCAGGACGCCACCATGAAGATAAACTGGCAAGATACCTATGCGGCCATCTGGCGCCCTTACAGGAAACATCTACATCCGGTTCAGATCATTGATCCGATCACTCTGGATTCTTTAATTGGCATCGAACGTCAGAAAAAACAACTTATTGAAAACACGAAACGTTTTATCCAGCAGCAACCCGCCAACAATGCGCTGCTCTGGGGTGCGCGCGGAACAGGGAAGTCTTCCTTAATCAAGGCCATATTGAATCATTCCCATCCTCGGGGATTGCGGCTGATAGAAATCTATAAAGATGATCTGACTATTCTGCCGGAGATCGTTGATGAAATTCGCAACCTTGCCTATCGCTTTATTATATTTCTGGATGATTTCTCATTTGAAGAAAATGACAATTCCTACGTACCCCTGAAAAGCGTTTTAGAAGGCAGCATCGAACAACCCCCGGAAAATATACTGATTTATGCCACCTCAAATCGTCGCCATCTGCTGCCCGAATACCTGCAGGACAATCTGGAGAGCAGACTGGTTGATGGAGAGCTCCATTACGCGGATGCGATTGAAGAACGCATTTCCCTTTCAGATCGATTCGGTCTCTGGATCTCTTTTCACCAAACCAATCTACAACACTATTTGAAAATCATCGACAGTTATTTCCCACATTACAAAGGCAACCGTGAACAACTCCATGAAGCAGCAAGACTTTTTTCCATGAGAAGGTGGACTGGCAGTTTATGTTTGTCATCGGCATCCTGCTCGGATCTTTTGCCGCCTCTATAAGTGATCGAAGCTTCAAAGTTGAAGCTGTGCCACCCATCTGGAAACAACAATTCGGCAACAAAGTCTCCACCCGAGCCGTAGGAGCCTTCCTGGGGGGAATTGTGGCCATGTTCGGCGCCCGGCTCGCAGGTGGTTGCCCCAGTGGCCATGGACTCAGCGGCTTGATGCAGTTTTCCGTCAGCGGGTTCCTCTCCATGGCAGGTTTTTTCGGCGCCGGAATTATACTCGCTCACCTGGTTTACCGGTCCGGAAAAGGAGGAAAGTCATGAATGAAATAACCCTTGGATTAATCACCGGCATCTTTTTTGGCATCCTGCTCCAACAGGGAAGAGTACTGCGTTTTGAAAAACAGGTGGGAGCCATGCTGCTAACAGACATGACCATTCTCAAATTTATGCTTTCAGCCATCATAGTTGGAACTATCGGCATCAACCTGTTGGTGAGTACCGGGGTGGTGGTCCTGAAAGTCAAGGCAACCCATGTGGGTGCCAACCTCATCGGCGGTTCCCTTTTCGGGTGCGGCTGGGCGATTATGGGATACTGTCCCGGAACCTCGGTGGGAGCCCTGGGTGAAGGGCACTGGCACGCTATCTGGGCAATATTAGGCATGCTGGTCGGGGCCGCAATCTATGCTGAAGTTTATCCGGCCATGAAAACAAGTATCCTGACCTGGGGAAGTTGGGGGAAAATAACCGTCCCGGGAATTTTAGGAGTTTCTCCATGGGTCCTGATTCCCGTTTTTATCATTGCCCTGCTCCTCCTTTTTATTCTGTTTGAAAAACTTGATCTCTAAGTTCGGTCTTTACTAAATTCAATTGGGGAAAAAAGCTATGAAAATTTTAGGAATATCCGGCTGCACCGTCTGCCTGGGCTGCGACAAAACCATGATCGGGAGAAGGTAACCCTGGCCATGCAAAAAAAATTGATGGGCCTGTTTACCGCCAGCGTTTAAGCACATCTGCGATCAATTCTCGTTCTTGTCCGAGACCACCGCTCCACGGAAAAACGAGGGGAATGCGAAAGAAATTCCTTCAGGGTAGCCCCAGCCAATTCTTCCACCGTTTCCCAACGAGCCAGCCAGCGTTCATAAAAGGAAATAACCCTTTCAACCTAGGTCTGCTGTAACATGATTTCCGCCACCAGAATCCGGTAGGGATCAGTGGTCTGCCGCCAGGGAAGAACCAGTCCCTGGCGGCGGTAAAAGAGAAAGATCTTTTCCTGGAATTTTATGATTATTTCTGACGGCATTTTTCCGCTACATAAAAAAATATTTTTTCAGGCAAAAAAAAAGGCATCCCGCCCATTACGGACGAGATGCCTTTTTACGCAAAATTGACTATTTATAGTTTTTTGACGTTCTCAGCTGCCGGACCTTTTTGCCCTTGACCGACATCAAAAGCTACACGATCACCTTCAGAAAGGGATTTAAACCCCGTCCCTTCAATAGCTGAATGATGCACGAAAATATCCTCACCACTGTCCTGTTCAATAAAACCATACCCTTTTTGGTCGTTAAACCATTTCACTGTTCCTTCTGCCAATTTTCTGTCCTCCTACTTAGGTTACTCTGAATCAGTCTGCATCGGTACAAAACGTCATAACAACATGTCGCTTCAATGATCCTGCAGACGAATCAGTTATAGCTATATAATTAAATTAGAAGATAAAGTCAACAAAAAAATCACCATTGTCTGAAAAAAAATCTTTACATGCAAAAATTGATCTTTCCCTTGACTCAT contains:
- a CDS encoding DUF6691 family protein is translated as MNEITLGLITGIFFGILLQQGRVLRFEKQVGAMLLTDMTILKFMLSAIIVGTIGINLLVSTGVVVLKVKATHVGANLIGGSLFGCGWAIMGYCPGTSVGALGEGHWHAIWAILGMLVGAAIYAEVYPAMKTSILTWGSWGKITVPGILGVSPWVLIPVFIIALLLLFILFEKLDL
- a CDS encoding YeeE/YedE thiosulfate transporter family protein produces the protein MFVIGILLGSFAASISDRSFKVEAVPPIWKQQFGNKVSTRAVGAFLGGIVAMFGARLAGGCPSGHGLSGLMQFSVSGFLSMAGFFGAGIILAHLVYRSGKGGKS
- a CDS encoding cold-shock protein, translated to MAEGTVKWFNDQKGYGFIEQDSGEDIFVHHSAIEGTGFKSLSEGDRVAFDVGQGQKGPAAENVKKL
- a CDS encoding ATP-binding protein, which produces MKINWQDTYAAIWRPYRKHLHPVQIIDPITLDSLIGIERQKKQLIENTKRFIQQQPANNALLWGARGTGKSSLIKAILNHSHPRGLRLIEIYKDDLTILPEIVDEIRNLAYRFIIFLDDFSFEENDNSYVPLKSVLEGSIEQPPENILIYATSNRRHLLPEYLQDNLESRLVDGELHYADAIEERISLSDRFGLWISFHQTNLQHYLKIIDSYFPHYKGNREQLHEAARLFSMRRWTGSLCLSSASCSDLLPPL